One Bacteroidota bacterium genomic window carries:
- a CDS encoding helix-turn-helix transcriptional regulator → MKAQKLKIYSLDEITDKYIGKPGTPKREAFDYELRLDLIGEAIKQARKERKLTQEELGQLVGVKKAQISKLENSLTDARFETIIKVFKALNAKINFNIELLDQKVNLA, encoded by the coding sequence ATGAAAGCTCAAAAATTAAAAATATACAGCCTGGACGAGATTACTGATAAGTATATCGGAAAACCTGGGACGCCAAAACGAGAAGCATTTGATTACGAGTTACGTCTTGACTTGATTGGAGAAGCCATAAAACAAGCAAGAAAAGAAAGAAAACTGACACAAGAAGAACTTGGGCAACTCGTGGGTGTAAAAAAGGCACAAATATCAAAGCTCGAAAACAGTCTGACAGATGCAAGGTTTGAGACGATTATCAAAGTTTTTAAAGCTTTAAATGCTAAAATCAACTTTAACATTGAATTACTCGACCAAAAAGTGAATCTTGCCTGA
- a CDS encoding type II toxin-antitoxin system HigB family toxin translates to MRVFVRKTLVEFWLKHPDAEQSLKAWYAEVSKNKWETSNYIKKRYPTVSVVKNNVIIFRIKGNSYRLIVKINFLRGWVFIRFIGTHAEYDKLDANNF, encoded by the coding sequence ATGAGAGTTTTTGTGCGTAAAACTTTAGTTGAATTTTGGCTAAAGCATCCTGATGCCGAACAAAGCCTTAAGGCATGGTATGCTGAAGTATCGAAAAATAAATGGGAAACATCAAATTATATTAAAAAGCGCTATCCAACTGTTAGTGTAGTGAAAAATAATGTGATTATATTCAGAATTAAAGGCAATTCATACAGATTGATCGTTAAAATTAATTTTTTAAGAGGTTGGGTATTTATCCGATTCATTGGTACCCATGCTGAATATGATAAATTAGATGCAAATAATTTTTAA
- a CDS encoding transcriptional regulator has translation MEIRLLKNEEDYKLAIKRFEELFDALADTPEGEEAELLSYLIEKYEDENFPIDPPDPIEAIKFRMKQQGLKKMDIASIIGYKSRVSEIFSKKRKLSLNMIRKLHKELNIPYEALLKEY, from the coding sequence ATGGAAATAAGATTATTAAAAAACGAAGAGGATTATAAGTTAGCTATAAAAAGATTTGAAGAACTTTTTGATGCCCTGGCGGATACTCCTGAGGGAGAGGAAGCAGAATTATTGTCGTATTTAATCGAAAAATATGAGGATGAGAACTTTCCAATTGATCCCCCCGATCCGATAGAGGCTATAAAATTTAGAATGAAACAGCAGGGGCTTAAAAAAATGGATATTGCCTCAATTATTGGATATAAAAGCCGGGTATCAGAAATATTTTCAAAAAAGAGAAAATTAAGTTTAAACATGATCAGAAAGCTTCATAAGGAATTAAATATTCCGTATGAGGCATTATTAAAGGAATACTAA